In Allomuricauda ruestringensis DSM 13258, the following proteins share a genomic window:
- the purE gene encoding 5-(carboxyamino)imidazole ribonucleotide mutase produces MSKVAVIMGSTSDLPVMQDAIDILKELGVAVDVDIVSAHRTPEKLFSFSKSAYTNGYAVIIAGAGGAAHLPGMVASLSPLPVIGVPVKSSNSIDGWDSILSILQMPGGVPVATVALNGAKNAGILAAQIIGSSNSEIMNNIISYKEGLKEKVIKGAEEVKKSF; encoded by the coding sequence ATGAGCAAAGTAGCCGTAATTATGGGAAGTACAAGTGACCTTCCCGTTATGCAAGACGCCATCGATATATTGAAGGAATTGGGTGTTGCCGTGGATGTGGATATTGTTTCTGCCCACAGAACTCCAGAAAAATTGTTCAGCTTTAGCAAGAGTGCCTACACGAATGGCTATGCTGTGATTATTGCAGGAGCGGGAGGCGCCGCACATTTACCTGGAATGGTGGCATCGTTATCCCCGTTACCTGTTATCGGAGTTCCTGTAAAAAGCAGTAACTCCATTGATGGTTGGGATTCTATACTGTCCATTCTACAAATGCCCGGTGGGGTTCCCGTTGCCACCGTAGCTTTAAACGGAGCAAAAAATGCTGGAATACTTGCCGCACAGATTATCGGAAGCTCCAATAGTGAAATTATGAACAACATTATTTCTTACAAAGAGGGACTTAAGGAAAAAGTAATCAAAGGTGCCGAAGAAGTAAAGAAATCATTCTAA
- a CDS encoding DUF4136 domain-containing protein — translation MRYLLSIILVSVLMSCSSVKVNYDYDKAVDFSSYSTYNYYSDMKSGLSQLDEKRLLRAMDSTLKARGYRLAEEPELFINIMSDEYRGAPNNNVGVGIGGGGRNVGGGISVGLPLGGSNMQRSIQFDLVDAQRDALVWQAVAESGFRENASPSVREDKFRKLVKKVFSKFPPKIK, via the coding sequence ATGCGTTATTTACTTTCCATAATATTGGTGTCGGTACTCATGTCATGTAGTTCCGTTAAGGTAAACTATGACTACGATAAGGCGGTCGATTTTTCAAGTTATTCCACATACAATTATTATTCGGACATGAAATCTGGGCTGAGCCAATTGGATGAAAAAAGATTGCTTCGCGCTATGGATTCAACCTTAAAAGCCAGGGGTTACCGATTGGCCGAGGAACCGGAACTCTTCATTAACATTATGAGCGATGAATACAGGGGTGCCCCAAATAATAATGTTGGCGTAGGAATTGGTGGCGGTGGCAGAAATGTAGGTGGGGGTATATCCGTAGGATTGCCCTTGGGCGGTTCCAACATGCAGCGCAGTATTCAGTTTGATTTGGTGGATGCACAAAGGGATGCCCTTGTTTGGCAGGCTGTGGCCGAGAGTGGATTCCGGGAGAATGCTTCTCCCAGCGTTAGGGAAGACAAATTTAGGAAGCTAGTGAAAAAAGTGTTTTCCAAATTCCCGCCAAAAATAAAATAA
- a CDS encoding adenylate kinase, protein MIKLHDKFFKPYIKEEEILAAIDKMAKEIAEDYKDETPLFVGVLNGAFMFVADFLKAYQHPCEVSFVRLSSYQGLTSTGIVETLLDVPEDIEGKSVIILEDVVDTGRTLKELVHLFSNTNVKEFKIGTLFYKSDVYNGEYAIDYVGLEIPDHFIVGYGLDYNELGRNLREVYQLNQTDMINLVLFGKPGAGKGTQAGFLKEKYNLKHISTGDVFRYNIKNGTELGNLAKSYIDKGDLVPDEVTIDMLKDEVEKSPEAAGFIFDGFPRTAAQAEALDNFLESKDMKINATIALEAEDDVLVARLLERGKSSGRSDDQDESKIRNRFDEYNQKTAPLKVYYEKQGKFHSVNGIGEIDEITERLSKVIDSL, encoded by the coding sequence TTGATTAAGCTCCACGATAAGTTTTTTAAGCCCTATATAAAAGAAGAGGAAATCCTTGCGGCCATAGATAAAATGGCCAAAGAGATTGCCGAGGACTACAAGGATGAAACGCCCTTGTTTGTGGGTGTGCTCAATGGAGCCTTTATGTTTGTGGCGGATTTTCTAAAAGCTTACCAGCATCCATGTGAGGTTTCTTTTGTGAGATTGAGCTCGTATCAAGGATTGACATCAACGGGTATCGTTGAGACACTTTTGGATGTGCCAGAAGATATTGAGGGCAAGAGTGTCATTATTTTGGAAGATGTTGTGGATACCGGCCGTACCTTGAAAGAGTTGGTTCATCTATTCTCCAATACCAATGTGAAAGAGTTTAAAATCGGCACACTATTTTATAAGTCGGATGTGTACAATGGTGAATATGCCATAGATTATGTGGGTCTGGAGATCCCCGACCATTTTATTGTGGGGTATGGGCTGGATTATAACGAGCTGGGCAGAAACCTAAGAGAAGTTTACCAATTAAATCAAACAGATATGATCAACCTAGTGCTTTTTGGAAAGCCAGGAGCAGGAAAAGGCACCCAAGCAGGGTTCCTAAAAGAAAAGTATAATTTGAAGCATATTTCTACAGGAGATGTGTTCCGTTATAACATTAAAAACGGAACCGAACTTGGAAATTTGGCCAAGTCTTATATTGATAAAGGTGATTTGGTGCCAGATGAGGTAACCATAGATATGCTAAAAGACGAAGTAGAGAAAAGTCCAGAGGCGGCAGGTTTTATTTTTGATGGATTTCCACGGACCGCTGCCCAGGCAGAAGCATTGGACAATTTCTTGGAATCCAAGGACATGAAAATAAATGCTACCATCGCCCTTGAAGCAGAGGATGATGTTTTGGTGGCCCGTTTGTTGGAGCGCGGCAAAAGTAGCGGCCGTTCCGATGATCAAGACGAAAGCAAGATCCGTAACCGTTTTGATGAATACAATCAAAAAACAGCACCTTTAAAGGTGTATTACGAAAAGCAGGGAAAATTCCATTCTGTAAACGGAATCGGAGAGATTGATGAGATTACCGAGCGTTTGAGCAAGGTGATCGACTCCCTGTAA
- a CDS encoding SDR family oxidoreductase — protein sequence MNISLKGKTALVGGSSKGIGEAIARQLAESGASVTLMARSEERMRTIVEEMDTSQGQEHQYLAVDFSDFDAFKAIISKFFKSNTIDILVNNTQGPEAGGALEKKVEDYQKAFDLLFKSVIFTTELALKHMQKNQWGRIINIASISVKEPLNYLALSNTIRAAVVTWAKSLAYDVAKDGITVNSTLTGYFDTDRIAQLNAKKAEKLGISPDEVRANMEKQVPMKRIGTPEEYGYLVAFLASEQAAFITGTNIPIDGGLLKSL from the coding sequence ATGAACATTTCTTTAAAGGGAAAAACAGCCCTCGTAGGAGGCAGCAGTAAAGGCATTGGAGAAGCCATCGCCCGGCAATTGGCCGAAAGCGGGGCCAGTGTGACCCTAATGGCCCGTAGCGAAGAACGAATGCGGACCATTGTGGAAGAAATGGATACAAGTCAAGGACAGGAGCATCAATATTTGGCTGTCGATTTTTCCGATTTTGATGCTTTCAAAGCAATAATATCCAAGTTTTTTAAATCCAATACCATTGATATTTTGGTGAACAATACCCAAGGACCTGAAGCTGGCGGGGCTTTGGAGAAAAAGGTGGAAGACTATCAAAAGGCATTCGACCTACTCTTCAAATCAGTGATTTTTACCACCGAACTTGCCTTAAAGCACATGCAGAAAAACCAATGGGGCAGGATCATCAATATTGCCTCCATTTCTGTCAAAGAACCGCTAAATTATTTGGCATTATCCAATACCATTCGAGCTGCTGTGGTCACTTGGGCAAAAAGTCTGGCTTACGATGTGGCCAAAGATGGCATTACGGTAAACAGTACGTTAACTGGTTACTTCGACACGGACCGAATTGCACAATTGAACGCCAAAAAAGCTGAAAAACTAGGAATTTCTCCAGATGAGGTGCGTGCCAACATGGAAAAACAAGTTCCGATGAAACGTATTGGAACACCAGAGGAGTATGGGTATCTGGTTGCATTTTTGGCCTCGGAACAAGCCGCTTTTATTACCGGGACCAACATCCCTATTGATGGCGGACTGCTAAAATCTCTTTAA
- the obgE gene encoding GTPase ObgE — protein sequence MTEGNFVDYVKVHISSGNGGKGSAHLRREKYVAKGGPDGGDGGRGGHVIVKGNKNLWTLVHFKFKKHFKAGHGEHGSKSRSTGADGEDVYMEVPLGTVVRDTETNEILFEITEDGEEKIVLEGGMGGLGNWHFKSATNQTPRYAQPGIKGQEGHLTLELKVLADVGLVGFPNAGKSTLLSVMTSAKPKIANYEFTTLKPNLGIVEYRDFQSFVMADIPGIIEGAAEGKGLGHYFLRHIERNATLLFLIPADSKDVSQEYNILLDELRRYNPELLDKERLVAISKCDMLDQELIDEMDEDMKEDFKDVPYLFISSVSGLGIQQLKNRLWKLLNE from the coding sequence ATGACCGAAGGAAATTTTGTCGATTATGTAAAGGTGCACATTTCTTCCGGAAACGGAGGTAAGGGTTCTGCGCATTTACGTCGCGAAAAATATGTGGCCAAAGGTGGTCCTGATGGTGGTGATGGTGGTCGCGGAGGTCATGTTATAGTCAAAGGGAACAAAAACTTGTGGACGCTGGTCCATTTCAAGTTTAAGAAGCATTTTAAAGCAGGCCATGGAGAGCACGGAAGCAAAAGCCGTAGCACAGGAGCCGATGGCGAAGACGTTTATATGGAAGTGCCTCTGGGCACGGTGGTAAGGGATACCGAAACCAACGAGATACTTTTTGAAATTACCGAAGATGGTGAAGAAAAAATCGTATTGGAAGGTGGTATGGGCGGACTTGGGAACTGGCATTTTAAAAGTGCCACCAATCAAACCCCAAGGTATGCCCAACCCGGTATTAAGGGTCAAGAGGGACATCTTACTTTGGAATTAAAAGTTTTGGCCGACGTGGGTCTTGTAGGCTTTCCCAATGCTGGAAAATCTACCCTGCTCTCCGTAATGACTTCGGCAAAGCCTAAAATTGCCAATTACGAGTTTACTACCTTAAAACCCAACTTGGGCATTGTGGAATATCGCGATTTTCAAAGTTTTGTAATGGCAGATATTCCAGGGATCATTGAAGGTGCTGCCGAAGGCAAGGGGCTAGGACACTATTTTTTACGCCATATTGAGCGCAATGCCACATTGTTGTTCTTGATTCCTGCCGATAGTAAGGATGTAAGTCAGGAATACAATATTCTGTTGGATGAGCTTAGAAGGTACAATCCGGAATTGTTGGACAAGGAAAGATTGGTGGCCATTTCCAAATGCGATATGTTAGATCAGGAACTTATTGATGAAATGGATGAGGACATGAAAGAGGATTTTAAAGACGTACCTTACTTGTTCATATCATCGGTAAGTGGGTTGGGAATACAACAGCTTAAGAATAGACTGTGGAAGCTATTGAACGAATAA
- a CDS encoding LytR/AlgR family response regulator transcription factor, which translates to MKIRAVIVEDSRLARNELKELIKLHDDLELLGEAGNVDDGVELIETQSPDLLFLDINMPEKDGFDLLEMLDDVPITVFTTAYDEYAIKSFEYNALDYLLKPVSNKRFDMALEKIRSKMASKEEAISTTKKLTDSSQIFIKDGESCWLVKVGDISLFEIVGNYTRVYFENKKPLLYKSLNQVEEKLPEDSFFRANRQQIINTNYIKNVVPWFNGKLKLTLNNGKEVEVSRRQSYIFKDRMSL; encoded by the coding sequence ATGAAGATCAGAGCGGTAATAGTTGAAGACTCCCGATTGGCACGGAATGAATTAAAAGAACTGATCAAACTACATGATGATTTGGAGCTATTAGGTGAAGCTGGAAATGTGGATGATGGAGTGGAACTCATCGAAACGCAATCCCCAGACCTTTTGTTCCTCGATATCAATATGCCCGAGAAGGATGGTTTTGACCTTTTGGAGATGTTGGACGACGTTCCTATTACCGTTTTTACCACGGCCTACGATGAGTATGCCATAAAATCCTTTGAATACAATGCCTTGGATTATTTGCTAAAACCCGTTAGCAATAAACGCTTTGATATGGCTCTGGAAAAGATTCGGTCCAAAATGGCATCCAAAGAAGAAGCTATATCGACCACCAAAAAATTAACGGACAGCAGTCAAATATTTATAAAGGATGGTGAATCCTGTTGGTTGGTAAAAGTTGGAGATATTTCCCTGTTCGAAATTGTGGGCAATTACACCCGTGTATATTTTGAGAACAAGAAACCCCTGCTGTACAAATCACTCAACCAGGTGGAAGAAAAACTGCCGGAAGATTCTTTTTTTAGGGCCAATCGTCAACAGATTATCAACACCAACTATATAAAAAATGTGGTGCCTTGGTTCAATGGTAAATTAAAACTTACCCTAAATAATGGCAAGGAAGTAGAGGTTTCCCGCAGACAATCCTACATTTTTAAAGATCGGATGAGTTTATAA
- a CDS encoding sensor histidine kinase codes for MELSTRKRNIVFWVLQFLGWGFINSIAILIPQGISFEMTIFSVIVGIFIGVFSTSILRWYLKRNVHFDSFGGKEVIKIIVSTLVASTIFGLLNVFFGYIYIKFGPELTETELHMFEGYDKIMVQVLNSVFLVGAWTITYLVIKLLLKLNQNRIERLELNTTLKQAQLNTLKGQINPHFMFNSLNNIRGLMLEDVDRSREMLTKLSEILRYSLTKNNINDIPVHEELEVVDNYIDLSKIQFEDRLEFVKQVDDDTFDVRIPPMIIQLLIENAVKHGISNLKNGGRILLAITKKDGKLLIEVRNTGKLEISKDSTQLGLKNIEQRLKLLYTDRASFKLEEISDEVVAQIKIPLV; via the coding sequence ATGGAGTTAAGCACGCGAAAGAGGAACATTGTATTTTGGGTTCTTCAATTCCTTGGTTGGGGTTTTATCAACTCCATAGCCATTTTGATTCCTCAGGGCATCAGTTTTGAGATGACCATATTTTCGGTCATTGTCGGAATTTTTATAGGAGTATTTTCAACCTCTATTTTACGATGGTACCTTAAAAGAAATGTACATTTTGATTCTTTCGGAGGCAAAGAAGTCATTAAAATTATTGTGTCCACCTTGGTGGCTTCTACAATTTTTGGGCTATTAAATGTATTTTTTGGATATATCTACATAAAATTTGGGCCAGAATTGACAGAGACGGAATTGCACATGTTCGAAGGCTATGATAAAATCATGGTCCAAGTGCTGAACTCTGTATTCTTGGTTGGAGCTTGGACTATTACCTATTTGGTCATCAAATTGCTTCTAAAACTCAATCAAAACCGAATAGAGCGGTTGGAGTTGAACACTACCTTAAAGCAGGCCCAATTGAACACTTTAAAAGGACAAATCAATCCACACTTTATGTTCAATAGCCTCAATAATATTCGTGGGTTAATGTTGGAGGATGTGGACAGGTCCAGGGAAATGCTCACCAAACTTTCCGAGATTCTTCGGTATTCCCTAACCAAAAACAACATCAACGATATTCCTGTCCACGAAGAATTGGAGGTGGTGGATAACTATATCGACCTTTCTAAAATTCAGTTTGAGGATCGTTTGGAGTTTGTTAAGCAGGTGGACGATGATACGTTCGATGTGCGAATCCCGCCCATGATTATTCAACTGCTGATAGAAAATGCGGTAAAGCATGGCATTTCCAACCTTAAAAATGGCGGTAGGATACTTTTGGCAATTACCAAGAAAGATGGCAAATTGCTCATTGAAGTTAGAAATACGGGTAAATTGGAGATTTCCAAGGATTCCACCCAGCTAGGGTTGAAAAATATTGAACAACGATTGAAATTGTTGTATACCGATCGCGCATCTTTTAAATTGGAGGAAATATCCGATGAGGTGGTGGCACAAATCAAAATTCCTTTGGTATGA
- a CDS encoding 5-(carboxyamino)imidazole ribonucleotide synthase, giving the protein MQFFSSDFKLGILGGGQLGKMMLYETRKWDIYTKVMDASEEAPCKIACNEFVQGSLMDFDAVYNFGKNVDVLTIEIENVNVDALEKLEHEGIQVYPPTKTLRTIQNKAVQKLFYTDHGIPTAPFTRFAYTSEIEDSISNGGLSLPFVWKSAQFGYDGQGVKVVRKMEDLKGLPNVECIAEKMIDFKNELAVVVARNTKGEVATYPVVEMEFHPEANQVEYVVCPARIDDAVAKKAQEVALKVSEHIKHVGLLAVEMFQTKDDQILVNESAPRPHNSGHYSIEAAYTNQFEQHIRAILGLPLGKTDSKVAGIMVNLVGAEGHTGDVVYENIEKILEMNGVTPHIYGKKQTRPFRKMGHVTIVDENMARAREVAQQVKETIKVISK; this is encoded by the coding sequence ATGCAATTTTTCTCTTCTGACTTTAAACTAGGGATTTTAGGTGGTGGACAATTGGGCAAAATGATGCTCTACGAAACCCGGAAATGGGACATTTACACCAAGGTTATGGACGCTTCTGAAGAAGCACCGTGCAAAATAGCCTGCAACGAGTTTGTTCAAGGCAGCTTGATGGATTTTGATGCCGTCTACAACTTTGGAAAAAATGTTGATGTACTCACCATCGAAATTGAAAACGTAAATGTGGATGCCCTTGAAAAGTTGGAACACGAAGGAATCCAAGTGTATCCTCCAACAAAAACCTTGAGGACCATCCAAAACAAAGCGGTCCAGAAATTGTTTTATACCGATCACGGTATTCCAACAGCTCCTTTTACACGGTTTGCCTACACTTCGGAAATAGAGGATAGCATAAGCAACGGCGGCCTTTCGCTGCCATTTGTTTGGAAGAGCGCCCAATTTGGGTACGATGGACAAGGAGTAAAGGTGGTTCGCAAGATGGAGGACCTCAAAGGCCTGCCCAATGTGGAATGCATTGCCGAAAAAATGATTGATTTTAAAAATGAGCTGGCCGTGGTCGTAGCACGAAACACCAAAGGTGAAGTTGCCACATACCCAGTGGTTGAAATGGAATTTCATCCAGAGGCCAATCAGGTTGAATATGTAGTCTGTCCGGCAAGAATTGATGATGCCGTGGCCAAAAAGGCCCAAGAAGTTGCCTTAAAAGTTTCGGAGCATATAAAGCACGTGGGATTGTTGGCGGTGGAAATGTTCCAGACCAAGGACGACCAAATTCTAGTGAACGAATCCGCCCCAAGACCACACAACAGCGGACATTACAGTATTGAAGCAGCGTACACCAACCAGTTTGAACAACATATCCGTGCCATTTTAGGACTACCGCTTGGAAAAACGGACAGCAAAGTGGCCGGAATTATGGTTAACTTGGTAGGAGCCGAAGGCCATACAGGCGATGTGGTTTACGAGAACATCGAAAAAATACTAGAGATGAATGGTGTTACCCCACATATTTATGGTAAAAAACAGACAAGGCCTTTCCGTAAAATGGGCCATGTAACCATTGTGGACGAGAATATGGCCAGAGCTCGGGAAGTAGCACAGCAGGTAAAAGAAACCATTAAAGTGATAAGCAAATAA
- a CDS encoding DoxX family membrane protein: protein MNSKVFLVVRILLGLLVLVFGLNKFLNFLPAGGEMPEAVMNYFGALSSTYTLKLVAVVEVLTGLALIFNKYGALMALILMSVAVNAVLFHITLSPDGLPPALALLILNIAVLYGYKDRYKELLRA from the coding sequence ATGAATTCAAAAGTTTTTTTGGTGGTCCGCATACTTTTGGGACTTTTAGTCCTAGTATTCGGACTGAACAAGTTTTTAAACTTTCTACCTGCGGGTGGTGAAATGCCCGAAGCGGTCATGAACTATTTTGGTGCCCTGTCATCCACTTACACCCTAAAATTAGTGGCCGTGGTCGAGGTATTGACCGGGCTTGCCCTAATCTTTAACAAGTATGGCGCCCTCATGGCGTTGATCTTAATGAGCGTTGCCGTAAACGCTGTTTTGTTCCACATCACGCTCTCGCCAGATGGCCTCCCCCCTGCTCTTGCCCTTCTGATATTGAACATTGCTGTTCTATATGGATACAAGGATAGGTATAAGGAACTTTTAAGGGCTTAA
- a CDS encoding cupin domain-containing protein: MNLSEIEPKEIMPGYHGKLVHGERMSWVFWDVDQDAEVPEHQHDHEQIMHVVEGSFEFTLNGEKDTYGPGDVVIIPSNASHSGKALTACKLMDIFSPVRDEYR, translated from the coding sequence ATGAACCTATCAGAAATCGAACCTAAGGAAATAATGCCCGGCTACCACGGAAAATTGGTACACGGTGAACGCATGAGCTGGGTATTTTGGGACGTGGACCAAGATGCCGAGGTACCCGAACACCAACACGACCATGAACAGATCATGCATGTGGTCGAAGGCTCTTTTGAGTTTACCTTGAATGGCGAAAAAGACACGTATGGACCGGGCGATGTAGTGATTATTCCATCCAACGCCTCCCATAGCGGAAAAGCATTGACAGCTTGTAAATTAATGGACATTTTTAGTCCCGTAAGAGACGAATACCGATAA
- a CDS encoding M3 family metallopeptidase: MNNPLLEAFDKAPFSKIKNEHFKPAFLQAIEDTKKEIDTIVNNPEPPTFENTLEALDFLGQQLDRISSIFFNLNSAETNEEIQKIAQEVSPLLSEFSNDITLNEGLFERIKTVYQQRDSLDLTQEQQTLLEKKYKNFSRNGANLKEENKKRLREIDAELSKLKLTFGENVLAETNKYEMLLTDEKDVEGLPEGTKEAAAQLAESKEKEGWLITLDYPSYIPFMKYAKNRELRKELSLAFGSKGFHNDELDNQEHVKRIVNLRHERADLLGYDTHAHFVLEERMAETPEKVMDFLNELLEKSKPAAEREFAELEAFAKELDNVDRLEKWDSAYYSEKLKQKLFNLDDEKLKPYFKLENVINGVFKVAEKLFGLTFKEIDNVDKYHEEVKTFEVYENDNFISLFYADFHPRPGKRGGAWMTSYKPQYTLGGKNSRPHISNVCNFTKPTSSKPSLLTFNEVTTLFHEFGHALHGMLANTTYPSLSGTSVYWDFVELPSQVMENWCYEKEALELFAHHYETGELIPMELVEKIKESSTFQEGMATVRQLSFGLLDMAWHGKDPANIQDVKAYETEAFKSTDLFPETPETCMSTSFAHIFQGGYSSGYYSYKWAEVLDADAFSYFKENGIFSKMVASKFKEHVLSKGGTENPMELYKKFRGAEPNIDALLERAGLVTK; the protein is encoded by the coding sequence ATGAACAATCCATTATTGGAAGCTTTTGATAAGGCTCCATTTTCAAAAATAAAGAACGAACATTTTAAACCCGCTTTTCTTCAGGCCATCGAGGACACCAAAAAGGAAATCGATACTATTGTAAATAATCCAGAGCCGCCCACTTTTGAAAACACTTTGGAAGCATTGGATTTTTTGGGTCAGCAATTGGACCGTATTTCCAGTATCTTTTTCAATTTGAATTCTGCGGAAACCAACGAAGAAATTCAGAAAATAGCCCAAGAAGTGTCCCCCCTATTATCCGAGTTCAGCAATGACATCACTCTAAATGAAGGGCTTTTTGAGCGTATCAAAACTGTTTACCAGCAACGAGATTCGTTGGACCTCACCCAAGAGCAACAAACGCTTCTGGAAAAGAAATACAAGAATTTTAGTAGAAATGGTGCCAATCTTAAGGAAGAGAACAAAAAACGCCTTCGCGAAATAGATGCAGAACTCTCCAAATTAAAACTGACATTTGGTGAAAATGTGTTAGCCGAGACCAACAAATATGAAATGTTGCTTACGGATGAAAAAGATGTGGAAGGGCTTCCCGAAGGCACTAAGGAAGCGGCTGCCCAATTGGCCGAATCCAAAGAAAAGGAAGGCTGGTTGATTACCCTGGACTACCCTAGCTACATCCCGTTTATGAAATACGCCAAGAACAGGGAATTGCGTAAAGAACTCTCCTTGGCATTTGGCAGCAAAGGTTTCCATAATGATGAACTGGACAACCAAGAACATGTAAAGCGAATTGTAAATCTTCGCCACGAACGGGCCGATCTTTTGGGGTATGACACCCATGCACATTTTGTGCTAGAAGAACGTATGGCCGAGACCCCAGAAAAGGTGATGGATTTCTTGAACGAACTTTTGGAGAAATCTAAACCAGCCGCCGAAAGGGAATTTGCCGAACTGGAAGCTTTCGCCAAGGAACTGGACAACGTTGACCGTTTGGAAAAATGGGACAGCGCTTATTATTCCGAAAAATTGAAGCAAAAATTGTTCAATTTGGATGATGAAAAGCTGAAACCCTACTTTAAGCTGGAAAATGTAATCAACGGGGTGTTCAAGGTTGCTGAAAAATTATTCGGACTTACCTTTAAAGAAATTGACAATGTGGACAAATACCACGAAGAGGTAAAAACCTTTGAAGTGTATGAAAACGACAACTTCATCTCTTTGTTTTATGCCGATTTCCACCCCAGACCCGGAAAGCGTGGCGGTGCATGGATGACCTCCTACAAACCACAATATACCTTGGGCGGGAAAAACAGCAGGCCGCATATTTCCAATGTCTGTAACTTTACAAAACCGACGAGCTCAAAGCCATCCTTGCTCACTTTTAATGAGGTAACCACGCTTTTCCATGAGTTTGGGCACGCCTTGCATGGTATGTTGGCCAACACCACATATCCAAGCTTATCCGGCACCTCCGTATATTGGGATTTTGTAGAACTGCCCAGTCAGGTGATGGAAAATTGGTGCTACGAAAAAGAAGCTTTGGAGCTTTTTGCGCATCATTACGAAACAGGTGAATTGATTCCTATGGAACTGGTTGAAAAAATCAAAGAGTCATCCACCTTTCAAGAGGGAATGGCAACGGTTCGCCAATTAAGTTTTGGATTGTTGGACATGGCTTGGCACGGAAAAGATCCAGCCAACATACAAGATGTAAAAGCCTACGAGACCGAGGCTTTTAAAAGCACCGATTTGTTCCCAGAAACACCGGAAACTTGCATGAGTACATCTTTTGCCCACATTTTCCAAGGCGGGTATTCTTCTGGCTACTACAGTTATAAATGGGCCGAGGTATTGGATGCCGATGCCTTTTCATATTTCAAGGAAAATGGAATTTTCAGTAAAATGGTTGCAAGCAAATTCAAAGAGCACGTACTTTCCAAAGGAGGCACCGAAAACCCCATGGAACTGTACAAAAAATTTAGGGGAGCCGAACCCAATATTGACGCCTTGTTGGAGCGGGCAGGACTGGTAACTAAATAA
- a CDS encoding Mur ligase domain-containing protein, whose product MGVHFIGLGEVNMFNLAYVLHQKGEVVTGSDEAIEESLRPKLKEQGLLPEDMGWFPSKIQAQLDAVVLGSNAKKNNPELEKAQELGLKIYSYPDFLYELTKYKTRVVVAGSQRKTSVASMILHVLEYNNIEVDYALSATNGIRLTEENDFIVIEGGDIPSSAIDSAPQFHLYRPNIALLSDIEWDDKGSYGDFENYTEQYRIFVDSIVKGGSITYNDEDMVVKKLVEASENPIRKLPYVTPDYQEENGGVLLDTPDGELPLETSSATKLSNLAGAKWICQQMGVDEVEFYEAIATYQ is encoded by the coding sequence ATGGGAGTACATTTTATAGGTTTGGGCGAAGTCAATATGTTCAATTTGGCCTATGTTCTGCATCAAAAAGGAGAAGTTGTAACTGGTAGCGATGAGGCGATAGAAGAATCTCTTAGGCCCAAGTTGAAGGAGCAAGGACTGTTACCAGAGGATATGGGATGGTTTCCCAGTAAAATCCAAGCACAATTGGACGCTGTTGTACTGGGGTCAAATGCAAAAAAAAATAATCCAGAGCTGGAAAAGGCCCAAGAATTGGGTTTGAAAATTTATTCCTATCCCGATTTTCTGTATGAGCTGACCAAATACAAGACGCGGGTGGTCGTGGCTGGAAGCCAGAGAAAAACCAGTGTAGCCTCAATGATCTTACATGTGTTGGAATATAATAATATTGAAGTAGACTACGCATTGTCGGCCACTAATGGGATTCGCCTAACCGAGGAAAACGACTTTATTGTGATCGAGGGTGGTGATATTCCGTCATCTGCAATTGATAGTGCTCCCCAGTTTCACTTGTACCGCCCCAATATTGCTTTGTTGAGTGACATTGAATGGGATGATAAAGGATCTTACGGGGACTTTGAAAACTACACTGAGCAGTACCGCATTTTTGTAGATAGTATTGTCAAGGGCGGAAGCATTACTTATAATGATGAGGATATGGTGGTTAAAAAACTTGTGGAAGCATCAGAAAACCCGATCAGAAAACTGCCGTATGTAACTCCAGATTATCAAGAAGAGAATGGGGGAGTCCTTCTGGATACGCCCGACGGCGAACTGCCATTGGAAACCTCAAGTGCAACAAAGTTGAGCAATTTGGCAGGGGCCAAGTGGATATGCCAACAAATGGGTGTTGACGAGGTAGAGTTTTACGAAGCGAT